Proteins found in one Mucilaginibacter inviolabilis genomic segment:
- a CDS encoding ABC transporter substrate-binding protein, with the protein MAPDSGKTVFNINLEEGLTSLDPAFCRNHYTIWMDNQVFNGLVQINDSLKVIPCIARSWDISADGLLYTFHLRNDVYFHDDPHFAGGVGRKAVASDFVYSFGRLIDPKVASSGSWIFSDKVEGKNSFTAPNDSTFNIRLKQPFAPFLSMLTAQYCSVVPKEVVEFYGKDFRSHPIGTGPFKFKYWKEGEVLVLLKNEKYWEKDSQGNRLPYLDAVKASFIADKQTSFLEFIKKKLDFLNDIDGSYRDDILTKSGKVTQKYKGKFVLNTAPYLNTMYLGILVDTNLAIVKKSPLKILKVRQAINYAIDRQKMMKYLRNSMGTPGYEGFIPEGMPGFSKNVKGYTYDPEKARQLLAEAGFPDGKNLPEISLATTVGYRSLIEYVQGQLDRIGIKTNVEITQGASLRELVSKNGINFFYGQWIADYPDGENYLSVFYSKNKIPFGPNYTGFNNKKFDALFEQTYHEKNDTARYALYQQMDGLVMEQSPVVVLYYDKLVNLYQNNISGYSLNGQNLLVLKRVVKAP; encoded by the coding sequence ATGGCCCCTGATTCTGGTAAAACCGTTTTTAACATTAACCTGGAGGAAGGCCTTACCTCACTTGATCCCGCCTTTTGCCGTAATCATTATACCATTTGGATGGATAATCAGGTTTTTAATGGCCTGGTGCAGATCAATGACAGCCTTAAAGTAATTCCATGTATAGCCCGAAGCTGGGACATATCTGCAGATGGTCTTTTATATACCTTTCACTTGCGCAATGACGTGTATTTTCATGATGATCCGCATTTTGCAGGTGGTGTTGGTCGCAAGGCCGTAGCATCCGATTTTGTGTATAGCTTTGGGCGATTGATAGATCCTAAAGTAGCCTCATCGGGTTCCTGGATATTTAGTGATAAGGTAGAAGGTAAAAATTCATTTACCGCTCCAAATGATAGTACTTTTAACATCCGCCTTAAACAGCCGTTCGCGCCTTTCTTGAGTATGCTCACCGCGCAATATTGTTCGGTGGTGCCGAAAGAAGTGGTGGAGTTTTACGGCAAAGATTTCCGGAGTCATCCTATAGGTACCGGCCCATTCAAGTTTAAGTACTGGAAGGAAGGGGAAGTGTTGGTGCTGCTTAAAAATGAAAAATACTGGGAGAAAGATAGTCAAGGTAATCGCCTGCCTTACCTCGACGCCGTTAAAGCCAGCTTTATTGCCGATAAGCAAACCTCATTCCTGGAGTTCATCAAGAAGAAACTCGATTTTTTAAATGATATCGATGGGAGTTACCGTGATGATATCCTGACCAAATCGGGCAAAGTGACACAAAAGTATAAAGGCAAATTTGTTTTAAATACAGCCCCATATCTCAATACCATGTACCTGGGTATACTGGTAGATACTAATCTGGCTATTGTTAAAAAATCGCCGCTTAAAATATTGAAAGTAAGGCAGGCCATTAATTATGCCATCGACAGGCAGAAGATGATGAAATACCTGCGCAATAGCATGGGCACGCCAGGTTACGAAGGATTCATTCCGGAGGGTATGCCCGGTTTTAGCAAAAATGTAAAAGGATATACCTATGATCCTGAAAAGGCGCGGCAACTATTGGCCGAAGCCGGTTTTCCTGATGGTAAAAACTTACCCGAAATTTCATTGGCCACCACGGTAGGCTATCGCAGTTTGATAGAATATGTACAGGGACAATTAGATAGAATAGGTATTAAAACCAATGTAGAAATTACCCAGGGTGCCAGCTTGCGTGAGCTGGTATCAAAAAACGGGATCAATTTTTTTTACGGTCAATGGATAGCCGATTATCCCGATGGAGAAAATTATTTGTCGGTATTTTATTCCAAAAATAAGATCCCTTTCGGGCCTAATTATACCGGTTTTAACAATAAAAAATTCGACGCGCTGTTTGAGCAAACCTATCATGAAAAAAACGATACGGCCCGCTATGCACTATATCAGCAAATGGATGGCTTGGTGATGGAACAATCGCCTGTGGTAGTATTGTATTATGATAAACTGGTGAATTTGTATCAGAATAATATCAGTGGATATAGCCTCAATGGGCAAAATTTATTAGTGTTGAAAAGGGTGGTGAAAGCCCCCTAA